GCAAAGGCGATCGCCTCGATGGAATCCGGCGGGAAGCCGCGCTCGGCGCTGCCGACCACGGGCAGCGGGGAGAGTTTTTCACGCAAAAATGCCATGAGCGTTTCGTTGTGCACGCCGCCGCCGCCGGCGATAACCTCGGAGACAGTTTGATCGCGCGGAAAAAATTCCCGGATGGCGCGGGCGGCGCATTCCGCGGAAAAATCGGTCAGCGTGGCCATTTGATCTTCGGGAGAGGCCCCTTCCCGCTCCAGCGATTCGAGGGCCGAGTTCAGAAACCCCGCTCCGAAAGTCTCCCGGCCGGTGCTTTTCGGGGGCGCCTTGGACAGATAAGGATGCCGCAGGAGTTCGCGGAGCACGGCTTCGTGTACCGCGCCTTTTTTCGCCCGTGCGCCGCCGCGGTCGAAGCGCTCGGCCCCGCCCGTGGTTTTCTCCATCAGTGCGTCGAGCAGCATGTTGGCGGGCCCGGTGTCGAACCCCGTCATCCCTTCCGCGCCGCGGGGCGGGATCAGGGTGATGTTGGCGATACCGCCGAGGTTCAAAAAAGCGGCCATTTCGTTTTCCTTTCCAAAAAGTTGGCCGTGGGCCCACGGGGTGAGGGGCGCCCCGGTGCCGCCCGCCGCGATGTCGCGGGAGCGGAAATCGGCCACCACGGTGCATCCTGTCCGCTCGGCGATGATCGCCGCGTCGCCGATTTGAAGCGTCGAGGGAAGAAGGGCGCCGTGGGCGCCGGCCCCTCCTTCCGGCAAATGGCGGATGGTCTGCCCGTGGCTGGCGATGAAATCCACCTGATCGGGCACGGCGCCGCTTTCCGCAATGAGTGCGATGGCCGCCTCGGCGAAGACTTCACCGACTTCCCTGTGGAGCGAGCAGATCTCCGCGGTGCCCAGGCCGGGTTCACCCCCCGCGAGAAGGACCCGCGC
This DNA window, taken from bacterium, encodes the following:
- a CDS encoding anhydro-N-acetylmuramic acid kinase, whose protein sequence is MTPPPSKERIAVGLMSGTSADGVDAALCRIAPGRIPMVELLGFHARPYPKDLRARVLLAGGEPGLGTAEICSLHREVGEVFAEAAIALIAESGAVPDQVDFIASHGQTIRHLPEGGAGAHGALLPSTLQIGDAAIIAERTGCTVVADFRSRDIAAGGTGAPLTPWAHGQLFGKENEMAAFLNLGGIANITLIPPRGAEGMTGFDTGPANMLLDALMEKTTGGAERFDRGGARAKKGAVHEAVLRELLRHPYLSKAPPKSTGRETFGAGFLNSALESLEREGASPEDQMATLTDFSAECAARAIREFFPRDQTVSEVIAGGGGVHNETLMAFLREKLSPLPVVGSAERGFPPDSIEAIAFALLGWAALSGIPANVPAATGAKRQVILGNITPGRNHITFLK